One Maribacter cobaltidurans genomic window carries:
- a CDS encoding HupE/UreJ family protein: protein MKIKKIISFLVLTLVCTLCTSAFAHGVDENTQTFLLGNNGVAFGPFLYIGAKHMITGYDHLLFLVGVIFFLYKPKEVLLYVSFFTIGHSTTLLFGVLSDITINAYLIDAIIALSIVYKGFDNLGGFKRFFGKQPNTKAAVLIFGLFHGFGLASKLQEFKFDREGLFTNLIGFNIGVEIGQFIALAIVLILITVWRRQRSFMKFSTITNTALMAAGFLLLGFQLTGYFTS, encoded by the coding sequence ATGAAAATAAAAAAGATAATATCCTTCTTGGTATTGACTCTCGTTTGCACACTTTGTACAAGTGCATTTGCCCACGGAGTAGATGAAAACACCCAAACATTTTTGTTGGGAAATAATGGTGTTGCCTTTGGGCCATTCTTATATATAGGGGCGAAACATATGATTACTGGCTATGACCATCTACTATTTTTGGTAGGTGTCATCTTCTTCCTCTACAAGCCTAAGGAGGTATTGTTATATGTTAGTTTTTTTACTATCGGGCACAGTACCACCTTACTGTTTGGTGTTTTAAGTGACATCACAATTAACGCCTACCTTATCGATGCCATAATTGCCCTTTCTATCGTGTATAAAGGATTCGATAATTTAGGTGGTTTCAAAAGATTCTTCGGCAAACAACCCAATACCAAAGCCGCAGTTTTGATATTCGGATTGTTTCACGGTTTTGGCCTTGCAAGTAAACTACAAGAATTCAAGTTTGACCGGGAAGGCCTTTTTACCAATCTAATTGGTTTTAATATCGGTGTAGAAATAGGTCAGTTTATAGCATTGGCAATTGTATTGATTCTTATAACCGTTTGGCGAAGGCAACGCAGTTTTATGAAATTTTCAACAATTACAAATACAGCTCTTATGGCTGCTGGGTTTTTACTTCTCGGCTTCCAGTTAACCGGCTACTTTACATCATAA
- a CDS encoding MFS transporter, which yields MNKALSNLTEPFQALHNKLFAKLYLAQTISLLGDAITWVGLALLAYQFGEERAAVILATALTLRVTAFIIFSPFAGVLADRIDRKKILYVTHFIRMGLVALLPFVTAEWQIYALVFLMNVFNAFFSPTYRSVIPQVVDKKLYREAIGLSAATYQILGILGPGLAGILAVWLGAREIFLVDAATFIIAGILLLTLPKEFLNAPEEHISKKHPTTWQEVTKGIKLLFGNRYIRFALFIELVSAMAGAFILVNTIVLIKGELNLTDKEYGWTMAAFGIGAAVAAFVSGAVDKTKSRQVSLIVGALVLGLAISAANYLNFSLLLVFWVLAGLGQSLAEIPSETLIGENISGEEQGKVYGSHFAFSHLWWAISYPIAGFLGTKVPEKDFLYGGMLTLSLLLIVFLFLRPRKKPKISNQYKLKA from the coding sequence ATGAACAAGGCTTTATCCAACTTAACAGAACCTTTTCAGGCCCTGCACAATAAATTATTCGCCAAGTTATACTTGGCACAAACCATTAGCTTATTGGGGGACGCCATTACCTGGGTAGGTTTGGCCTTGTTGGCATATCAATTTGGGGAAGAAAGGGCTGCGGTAATTTTAGCCACGGCCCTCACCTTGCGGGTAACAGCCTTTATCATATTCTCTCCTTTTGCAGGTGTTCTTGCAGACCGGATTGACCGAAAAAAGATTTTGTACGTTACCCACTTTATTAGAATGGGTCTTGTGGCCTTACTGCCATTCGTTACCGCAGAATGGCAAATTTATGCCTTGGTATTTTTGATGAATGTGTTCAATGCTTTTTTCAGTCCTACTTACCGCTCGGTAATACCGCAAGTTGTAGACAAAAAGTTATATCGGGAAGCAATTGGATTGTCGGCTGCCACTTATCAGATTTTGGGTATTTTGGGGCCTGGATTAGCAGGGATACTGGCCGTATGGCTGGGTGCCAGGGAAATATTTCTGGTCGATGCGGCTACATTTATAATAGCAGGTATTTTGCTCTTGACCCTCCCAAAAGAGTTTCTAAATGCTCCAGAAGAACATATTTCAAAAAAACACCCGACAACCTGGCAGGAGGTTACCAAAGGCATTAAACTTTTATTTGGTAACAGATACATTCGATTTGCTCTTTTCATAGAACTAGTTTCGGCAATGGCTGGTGCCTTTATACTGGTCAATACCATTGTTTTAATAAAGGGTGAGTTGAACCTAACTGATAAGGAATACGGTTGGACTATGGCCGCATTCGGGATTGGTGCTGCGGTGGCTGCATTTGTTTCAGGAGCTGTGGATAAGACCAAATCCAGACAGGTTTCCCTAATAGTTGGAGCTTTGGTACTAGGCCTCGCCATCAGTGCTGCCAATTACTTGAATTTTTCCCTACTTCTTGTGTTTTGGGTCCTTGCCGGATTGGGTCAAAGTTTGGCAGAGATACCTTCGGAAACCCTTATTGGCGAAAACATTTCTGGAGAGGAACAGGGAAAAGTCTATGGTTCCCATTTTGCCTTTTCACATTTGTGGTGGGCGATTTCTTATCCTATTGCAGGATTTCTCGGGACCAAAGTGCCTGAAAAGGATTTTCTCTATGGTGGGATGCTTACACTTTCACTGTTACTGATTGTGTTCCTGTTTCTTAGACCAAGAAAGAAGCCTAAAATTTCAAATCAATACAAATTAAAAGCATAG
- a CDS encoding efflux RND transporter periplasmic adaptor subunit, giving the protein MKIQFNTKNALLILSTLIMVACGNNDSEKMDSSSASTKEEQSIPNGSKQITFTKDQYNLAGIETGEIEMRNLSNIVKLNGVVDVEPKSMASVSAPLGGYLKTAGRLPGEEIKKGQVLATIENPEFIQIQQDYLESLGKLEFLEEEFNRQKQLREEDINSAKTFQEVSSDYKVMQGRVNAYEQQLALIGISKNSVQNGNITRTANLYAPISGYVKESYVNIGDYVSPQDVLFELVNLDDIHLALNAFEKDLEKIEMGQTVKFSLANENEFDRTAEVFLIGKATGNDRITPVHCHIIKGDENGILPGMYVKAWVESGTNKQNAVPSEAIVQYEGKDYVIFQTETSDSGYTFRLEQVKKGIEQEGYTAITFAESADVDNLKPVTKNAYSILSALRNSEEE; this is encoded by the coding sequence ATGAAAATTCAATTCAATACAAAAAATGCGCTACTCATTTTAAGTACCCTAATTATGGTGGCGTGCGGAAACAACGATTCTGAAAAGATGGATTCTTCCTCAGCTTCTACTAAAGAAGAGCAATCAATTCCCAACGGTTCGAAGCAAATCACTTTTACCAAAGACCAATACAATTTAGCAGGGATAGAGACCGGGGAGATTGAGATGAGAAATCTTAGCAACATTGTTAAACTTAATGGTGTTGTTGATGTGGAGCCAAAAAGTATGGCTTCTGTATCTGCACCTTTAGGAGGGTATTTAAAAACCGCAGGAAGATTACCCGGGGAAGAGATTAAAAAAGGACAGGTGTTGGCCACCATTGAAAATCCTGAATTTATCCAAATCCAACAGGACTACTTGGAAAGTTTGGGCAAACTCGAATTTCTTGAAGAAGAATTCAACCGTCAAAAGCAATTAAGGGAAGAAGATATCAATTCAGCAAAAACCTTTCAGGAAGTTTCCTCTGATTATAAAGTGATGCAAGGCCGTGTCAATGCTTACGAACAACAGCTCGCCTTGATAGGAATCAGTAAAAATTCAGTACAAAACGGGAATATAACACGAACTGCCAACCTGTATGCACCCATTAGCGGCTATGTAAAAGAGAGCTATGTAAATATTGGCGATTATGTTTCACCGCAAGATGTACTTTTTGAACTGGTTAATTTGGACGACATCCATTTAGCCTTGAATGCCTTTGAAAAAGATTTGGAAAAAATAGAAATGGGGCAAACCGTTAAATTTTCACTTGCCAATGAAAATGAGTTCGATCGTACCGCAGAGGTCTTTTTAATTGGAAAGGCTACAGGCAACGACCGGATAACACCGGTACACTGTCATATCATAAAGGGGGACGAAAATGGGATTTTACCGGGTATGTATGTAAAAGCCTGGGTTGAAAGCGGCACCAATAAACAAAATGCCGTTCCTTCAGAAGCAATAGTCCAGTATGAAGGAAAGGATTATGTAATCTTCCAGACCGAAACCTCTGATAGCGGTTATACATTTAGACTGGAACAGGTTAAAAAAGGAATCGAGCAGGAAGGCTACACGGCCATAACGTTTGCCGAAAGTGCTGATGTCGATAATTTAAAGCCTGTAACAAAGAACGCTTATTCCATCTTGTCGGCATTGCGCAATTCTGAGGAAGAATAA
- a CDS encoding CusA/CzcA family heavy metal efflux RND transporter produces MLDKIIRFSINNKLVIGILTLFLIGWGTYSLTKLPIDAVPDITDNQVMVITVSPTLAAQEVEQLVTFPVEQTMVSIPDIKDMRSFSRFGLSIVTIVFEEKTDLYWARQQVQERLSSAADEIPEGVGKPEMAPVTTGLGEIYQYVVHPEKGYEDQYDATELRTIQDWIIKRQLLGTPGVAEVSGFGGFVKQYEIAIDPNKLQSMDITIQDIFAALEKNNQNTGGAYIDKGPNAYFIRSEGLVNNLQELEKIVVKENNGTPILIRDVAKVQFGHGIRYGAATRNGEGEVVTGIVMMLKGANSSAVINRVKDKIEQIKETLPEGVTIEPYLDRKNLVDRAIGTVTKNLTEGALIVIFVLILFLGNLRGGLIVASVIPLSMLFAIVMMNLFGVSGNLMSLGAIDFGLIVDGAVIIVESVMFGIHSSKKKYKGVTKLSSNQMDIEVKESAGKMMNSAAFGQIIILIVYLPILALTGVSGKMFHPMAQTVMFAILGALILSLTYVPMMSALALGRKTEHKRNFSDKLMDFFQRVYKPIIEAALRTKLLVIGLAIGLFIVTIIVFSNMGSEFIPQLDEGDFAVETRVPVGSSINQMLDVSQKAQTILLNEYPDEVTQVVNKIGSGEIPTDPMPIEAGDMMVILTPKDQWTAAEDREGLIAEMQESLSVIPNATFSFQQPIQMRFNELLTGAKQDVVLKIYGEDLSTLSDLANEVGQKIRPVEGVNDLYVEEITGLPQINIQLNRDKIAQYGLNVETINNAIETGFAGKAAGMVFEGERRFDLVVRLQEESRSDITDVENLYIGTPEGQQIPLSEVAKISFEPGPVQIQRDNAKRRVTIGFNVRERDVQSIIDDIKQIMSKNVNMPSGYYVTYGGQFQNLKEANQRLMIALPVALLLILILLYFAFGSLKQSLLIFTAIPLSAIGGVFALLIRGMPFSISAGVGFIALFGIAVLNGIVLIAEFNRLKSQGITDTYERVLKGTSVRLRPVLMTATVAALGFLPMALATSSGAEVQRPLATVVIGGLITATALTLIVLPVLYIYFTEGKVKFSFKRKKVATTLILIGGLFFPATQLQAQEINRAQERTLTLEQAIEIALQNNNRIKIAQYEIDVEKTGKYGAITIPKTEFTYSNGEFNTPNIKDNLYGVSQRINFPTVYSSQFKLAKAKVKSSEQLKAIEKNDLIADVKSAYLRYVFLVENERLLQRQDSLFSNLERSSSRRYETGESTKLESVTSATKSMQIKNKLQQNEADLKIAKKRLQVILNTEDNISVSDEELLPRDIELDIESQSIKKSPLYVYLKQQLEVRKRETNVERNKMLPDLMFGYNSQTFNGIQTMSGTNESLNSDDRFSFFQVGLAIPIFPSGHRSKIKAAKIEEDIAQSKIELNQTQLEGELQNLLQEYYKLQGTLNYYQNEALPQAELIIDNSEKSFKSGNVSYAQYLQNLTLANDIRTDYLNTLYQYNQSIIVIEALLGL; encoded by the coding sequence ATGTTAGATAAAATCATTCGATTTTCCATTAACAATAAACTTGTTATTGGAATATTAACCCTATTCCTAATAGGCTGGGGAACCTATTCTCTTACAAAACTCCCCATAGATGCTGTACCTGATATTACTGATAACCAGGTAATGGTAATAACCGTTTCCCCAACACTAGCTGCTCAAGAAGTGGAACAACTTGTGACATTTCCTGTCGAGCAAACTATGGTAAGTATTCCTGACATAAAGGATATGCGCTCCTTTTCCCGTTTTGGACTTTCCATTGTAACCATTGTATTTGAGGAAAAAACCGATCTCTATTGGGCACGACAACAAGTTCAAGAGCGTTTATCATCTGCAGCAGATGAAATTCCTGAAGGTGTTGGAAAACCTGAAATGGCTCCGGTCACAACGGGACTAGGTGAAATTTACCAATATGTGGTTCATCCAGAAAAAGGCTACGAAGATCAATATGATGCAACCGAACTCCGAACAATACAAGACTGGATTATTAAACGTCAGTTATTAGGAACACCAGGAGTTGCGGAAGTTAGTGGTTTTGGAGGATTTGTGAAACAATATGAAATAGCCATTGATCCCAACAAACTTCAAAGTATGGATATAACCATTCAAGATATATTTGCCGCACTTGAAAAAAACAACCAAAATACAGGTGGTGCATACATAGATAAAGGTCCCAATGCTTATTTTATACGTAGTGAAGGACTCGTAAACAATCTTCAAGAGCTCGAAAAAATTGTAGTTAAAGAAAATAATGGGACTCCTATACTTATACGTGATGTTGCTAAAGTACAGTTTGGACACGGTATTCGCTATGGTGCTGCAACACGTAATGGAGAAGGTGAAGTAGTTACAGGAATCGTGATGATGTTAAAGGGCGCAAACTCTTCAGCGGTCATCAATAGAGTTAAAGATAAAATTGAGCAAATAAAGGAAACCCTACCTGAGGGGGTAACTATCGAGCCATATTTAGATAGAAAAAATCTTGTAGATAGAGCCATAGGAACAGTAACTAAAAACCTTACAGAGGGTGCTCTTATAGTAATTTTCGTTTTAATTCTCTTTTTAGGAAATCTGAGAGGTGGACTAATCGTAGCATCGGTAATACCACTTTCAATGCTCTTTGCAATCGTAATGATGAATTTATTTGGAGTTTCGGGCAATCTTATGAGTTTGGGAGCCATTGACTTTGGGTTAATAGTAGATGGGGCAGTAATTATAGTAGAATCCGTAATGTTTGGAATACATTCGAGCAAAAAGAAATATAAAGGAGTAACCAAGTTATCATCAAACCAGATGGATATAGAAGTTAAAGAATCTGCTGGTAAAATGATGAATTCTGCCGCATTTGGACAGATTATAATCCTTATTGTTTATTTACCCATTTTAGCATTGACTGGTGTTTCGGGAAAAATGTTCCACCCAATGGCACAAACGGTAATGTTTGCAATTTTGGGGGCTTTAATATTATCACTCACATATGTACCTATGATGTCTGCTCTTGCTTTAGGGAGGAAAACGGAACATAAAAGAAATTTTTCTGACAAATTAATGGATTTCTTTCAACGTGTATATAAACCTATAATAGAAGCAGCTCTTCGTACAAAACTCCTAGTAATCGGATTGGCCATAGGGTTATTTATTGTGACAATAATTGTTTTTTCTAATATGGGCAGTGAGTTTATTCCTCAACTTGATGAAGGGGATTTCGCAGTTGAAACTAGAGTGCCCGTTGGGAGTTCTATTAATCAGATGTTGGATGTTTCTCAAAAAGCGCAGACAATTTTGCTTAATGAATATCCAGACGAGGTCACACAAGTAGTCAATAAGATCGGTTCAGGTGAAATACCAACTGATCCTATGCCCATCGAAGCTGGAGATATGATGGTAATTCTTACTCCAAAAGACCAATGGACCGCTGCTGAAGACCGAGAAGGACTAATAGCCGAAATGCAAGAATCCCTATCAGTAATTCCGAACGCTACTTTTAGTTTTCAGCAACCTATACAAATGCGTTTTAATGAATTATTGACTGGTGCAAAACAAGATGTGGTGTTAAAGATATATGGGGAAGATTTGTCAACATTATCAGACTTAGCAAATGAAGTTGGACAGAAAATAAGACCTGTTGAAGGGGTTAATGATTTATATGTTGAAGAGATTACAGGATTACCTCAAATCAACATTCAACTGAACAGAGATAAAATCGCCCAATATGGACTGAACGTAGAAACTATAAACAACGCGATAGAAACCGGGTTTGCAGGAAAAGCAGCGGGAATGGTGTTTGAGGGAGAAAGGCGCTTTGATCTTGTCGTGCGCTTGCAGGAAGAAAGTCGCAGCGACATAACTGATGTTGAGAATCTGTACATAGGTACTCCTGAAGGCCAACAGATTCCTCTTAGTGAAGTAGCCAAAATATCTTTTGAACCCGGCCCAGTTCAAATACAACGCGACAATGCTAAGCGACGCGTTACTATTGGTTTTAATGTACGTGAAAGGGATGTGCAAAGTATTATAGACGACATAAAACAGATTATGTCTAAAAATGTAAATATGCCTTCTGGCTATTATGTTACTTATGGAGGTCAATTTCAAAACTTAAAAGAAGCAAATCAAAGATTAATGATTGCGTTGCCTGTAGCTTTATTACTAATCTTAATTCTATTGTATTTTGCTTTTGGTTCACTAAAACAAAGCTTACTCATCTTTACAGCCATTCCGCTATCTGCTATTGGAGGTGTTTTTGCACTACTTATTCGTGGAATGCCATTTAGTATTTCTGCTGGTGTTGGTTTTATCGCTTTGTTCGGAATTGCAGTTTTGAACGGAATAGTTCTTATCGCAGAATTTAATAGGCTCAAAAGTCAGGGGATAACAGATACTTATGAACGTGTCCTTAAAGGGACTAGTGTTAGACTAAGACCAGTATTGATGACAGCAACAGTTGCTGCCCTAGGTTTCTTACCTATGGCATTGGCTACATCTTCAGGTGCGGAAGTTCAACGACCGCTTGCTACAGTTGTTATAGGTGGATTGATAACTGCTACTGCACTGACCCTTATCGTACTCCCTGTACTGTACATATATTTTACTGAAGGTAAGGTTAAATTCAGTTTTAAAAGAAAAAAAGTAGCCACTACTTTAATATTAATTGGCGGGCTTTTCTTTCCGGCGACGCAGCTTCAGGCGCAAGAAATAAATCGAGCTCAAGAACGCACACTTACCTTGGAGCAGGCCATTGAAATTGCACTTCAAAACAACAATCGTATCAAAATTGCACAATATGAGATAGATGTTGAGAAAACCGGAAAGTATGGTGCAATTACCATTCCCAAAACAGAATTCACCTATTCAAATGGAGAGTTTAATACACCTAATATAAAGGATAACCTATATGGAGTTTCACAGCGGATTAATTTCCCTACGGTTTATAGCAGTCAATTCAAATTAGCTAAGGCCAAGGTAAAAAGTAGTGAACAACTTAAGGCTATAGAAAAAAATGATCTGATTGCCGATGTAAAATCGGCTTATTTGAGGTACGTATTCTTAGTGGAGAACGAACGCTTGTTGCAACGCCAAGACAGTTTGTTTAGCAATCTTGAAAGATCCAGTTCGAGACGTTATGAAACGGGCGAATCCACAAAACTGGAAAGCGTTACCTCTGCGACAAAATCAATGCAGATAAAAAACAAGCTTCAACAAAACGAGGCCGATTTGAAAATCGCCAAAAAGCGATTACAAGTGATTTTAAATACTGAAGATAACATTAGTGTCTCCGATGAGGAACTGTTACCCCGTGACATAGAATTGGATATTGAAAGTCAATCTATTAAGAAAAGTCCATTATATGTCTACTTAAAACAACAGTTAGAAGTAAGGAAACGGGAGACCAATGTGGAAAGGAATAAAATGCTACCGGATTTAATGTTCGGTTATAATAGCCAAACCTTTAACGGAATTCAAACTATGAGTGGAACAAACGAAAGTTTGAATTCAGATGACCGGTTCTCCTTCTTTCAAGTTGGACTCGCCATCCCTATATTTCCAAGTGGGCACCGTTCAAAAATAAAAGCCGCCAAAATTGAAGAGGATATTGCTCAGTCCAAAATTGAACTCAACCAGACTCAATTGGAAGGGGAATTGCAAAATTTACTACAGGAATACTATAAACTTCAGGGCACTTTAAATTATTATCAAAATGAAGCATTGCCACAAGCCGAACTTATTATTGATAATTCGGAAAAGAGCTTTAAAAGTGGAAATGTTTCCTATGCACAATACTTGCAAAACCTCACTTTGGCCAATGATATTCGCACAGACTATCTAAACACCCTTTATCAATATAATCAGTCCATCATAGTAATAGAAGCTTTACTGGGCCTTTAA
- a CDS encoding FTR1 family protein produces MKLYLYSIPSYVLYIFIFFSSLQISAKEKDSNIQSVIHLLDYLSKDYPMAVREGKVIDKAEYAEMQEFSAKIFNLTQKIKLPSRSGQSILSDLNDLKILVRDKASSKKIKDLAEKVKWAIIKTTGYEVAPLNWPDAANGQKLYTQNCVQCHGPKGGGNGTLANGLKPAPANFLNDSLMAGLSPFEAYNTVKLGVEGTAMQAFTELSDKEAWDLAFYVKSLRFQKQEIDSVSLKKIFNQQYGKTSLKDVATLSDNQLIKKLGSNIQGQKKLKALRFFSPSGELSQSSLTVARDYLHQAFSNYKNGNKDEARQKALAAYLEGIEPVEIRLKANDPKFTSQLEQKMMDVRQVIEQGKNSSEVEYKINSALSTIDRAEKMMKDEKLNYWLSFFLAASIMLREGLEAFLIIALILALIRRTPKAKKALPYIHRGWITAILMGVAGWFLSDWIIGISGQNREIMEGMISLVAVIVLAFVGFWLHNYSHSKKWKEFIEKKVGAQLKGEKMIGLAFFSFMVVFREAFESILFLQAIGLETQSGDQSSIGFGVLAAFALIGLLAFLFLKYSKKIPVRQLFRYSSWVITLLAVILIGKGIHAIQEAGWLSVTGLPVSPKIDWLGVYPTLESLISQLVLLGILMMLYYLSNYRNKIQIN; encoded by the coding sequence ATGAAATTGTATTTGTATTCCATACCATCATACGTCCTATATATTTTTATATTCTTTTCTTCTCTTCAAATTTCTGCAAAGGAAAAGGATAGTAATATCCAAAGTGTAATCCATCTTTTGGATTATCTTTCAAAAGATTATCCAATGGCCGTGAGGGAAGGAAAAGTAATCGACAAGGCAGAATATGCCGAAATGCAGGAGTTTAGCGCAAAGATTTTTAACTTAACACAAAAAATAAAATTACCATCCAGATCAGGGCAATCTATCCTTTCTGATTTAAATGATTTAAAAATCCTTGTTCGGGATAAAGCTTCCAGTAAAAAAATTAAGGACTTAGCAGAAAAAGTAAAATGGGCGATCATTAAAACGACCGGCTATGAAGTTGCCCCCTTAAATTGGCCGGACGCGGCAAATGGTCAAAAACTATATACGCAGAACTGTGTTCAATGCCACGGACCAAAAGGCGGTGGAAACGGAACTTTGGCCAATGGGTTAAAACCAGCCCCCGCAAATTTTTTGAATGATTCCCTTATGGCAGGCCTGTCCCCATTTGAAGCCTATAATACGGTCAAACTGGGCGTGGAAGGAACAGCGATGCAGGCGTTTACGGAACTATCCGATAAAGAAGCCTGGGATTTGGCCTTTTATGTCAAATCATTACGGTTTCAAAAACAAGAAATAGATTCTGTATCCCTGAAAAAAATATTCAATCAGCAATATGGGAAAACTTCACTAAAGGATGTTGCCACGCTATCGGATAATCAATTAATCAAAAAACTCGGTTCGAATATACAGGGACAAAAAAAGCTAAAGGCATTGAGGTTTTTTTCCCCTTCAGGAGAACTATCGCAATCCAGTTTGACTGTTGCGAGGGATTATCTTCATCAAGCATTTTCCAATTATAAAAATGGCAATAAAGATGAGGCCCGTCAAAAAGCGTTGGCAGCCTATTTAGAAGGGATTGAACCCGTCGAGATACGCCTAAAAGCCAATGATCCTAAATTTACTTCCCAATTGGAGCAAAAAATGATGGATGTTAGGCAGGTCATTGAACAAGGCAAAAATTCAAGTGAGGTCGAATATAAAATAAATAGTGCCCTCTCAACTATTGACCGCGCCGAAAAAATGATGAAAGATGAAAAGCTCAACTATTGGCTTTCTTTCTTTTTGGCGGCATCCATAATGCTGCGTGAGGGACTGGAAGCTTTTTTGATCATTGCACTTATCTTGGCACTGATACGTAGAACACCAAAGGCTAAAAAAGCCCTGCCCTATATTCACCGTGGATGGATTACCGCTATTTTAATGGGTGTAGCAGGATGGTTCCTTTCAGATTGGATTATTGGCATAAGTGGTCAGAATAGGGAAATAATGGAGGGAATGATTTCATTGGTAGCGGTTATTGTCCTCGCCTTTGTCGGTTTTTGGCTTCACAACTATTCCCATTCCAAAAAATGGAAAGAGTTTATTGAAAAAAAGGTCGGGGCACAATTGAAGGGTGAAAAAATGATCGGGCTGGCATTCTTTTCATTTATGGTCGTTTTCCGGGAAGCTTTTGAATCGATCCTTTTTTTACAGGCCATTGGTTTGGAAACCCAATCTGGCGATCAATCATCCATCGGGTTTGGGGTGCTGGCGGCTTTTGCCTTGATAGGCCTGCTCGCGTTTCTTTTTCTAAAATATTCAAAAAAAATACCGGTCCGGCAACTTTTTAGATATTCCTCGTGGGTAATTACCCTATTGGCGGTAATTCTAATAGGTAAAGGTATTCACGCCATTCAAGAAGCTGGCTGGCTTTCTGTAACAGGTCTCCCTGTTTCCCCTAAAATAGATTGGTTGGGTGTCTATCCTACATTGGAAAGTTTAATATCTCAATTGGTCTTACTTGGGATTCTTATGATGCTATATTATTTGAGCAATTATAGAAATAAAATTCAGATAAACTAA